From Paenibacillus sp. GP183, one genomic window encodes:
- a CDS encoding DUF3055 domain-containing protein, whose translation MSDFDYLYDHTEETSTRFVCFVGESLRRFDIAIMSSTRYYGKKLVIDLQSGRSAVIGPDDLEAEGYLEYAFKINEEEAQELESFLSQVIGSVNFTDI comes from the coding sequence ATGTCTGATTTTGATTATTTATATGACCATACGGAGGAAACCTCGACCCGTTTTGTTTGTTTTGTAGGGGAGAGCTTGCGCCGCTTTGATATAGCGATCATGTCATCAACTCGTTATTATGGAAAAAAATTGGTGATTGACCTGCAGTCAGGACGCAGCGCAGTCATCGGGCCGGATGATTTGGAAGCAGAAGGCTATCTGGAATATGCGTTCAAAATTAATGAAGAAGAAGCTCAGGAGCTGGAAAGCTTTTTGTCGCAGGTTATCGGAAGCGTAAATTTCACGGATATTTAA
- a CDS encoding metalloregulator ArsR/SmtB family transcription factor, which produces MKNMMIFKVLSNEARRQILEWLKHPEENFDPQLYLPKDADFKGGICVGSIQTKSGLTQSVVSSYLSMMQKADLLESRRYGQWTYYRRNEKTIREFTEYIQNEL; this is translated from the coding sequence ATGAAAAACATGATGATATTTAAAGTATTGTCCAATGAAGCCCGACGTCAAATTTTAGAATGGCTAAAGCATCCTGAAGAAAATTTCGATCCTCAACTATACTTACCTAAAGACGCCGACTTCAAAGGGGGGATTTGCGTCGGCAGTATTCAGACTAAATCCGGATTAACGCAATCTGTCGTTTCAAGCTATTTGTCGATGATGCAGAAAGCTGATCTTTTAGAATCCAGACGTTACGGTCAATGGACTTACTATCGGAGAAATGAAAAAACGATACGTGAATTTACTGAATACATTCAAAATGAATTATAG
- a CDS encoding EthD domain-containing protein — translation MNHRKPHEVEHSHRQPYLTNYHSNRNPLTVLASLLSRADNSPLSQRRRDPNNLLDSEGNVITDPAESSHNLALTSDPNISYEKWAEYWRKVHGPRFIYAQDTEDGKIRQLIRYDQVHRFSGGPTNFTAPPYMAPTDETGELFDTVIGHIPEYRRPQWDGMAYLAFETPEELKAVLSQENLQTKILPEDQAIFRELAPVVSMEHIILPSVTQRDPILLVKTHRKQEGMSRLEFQEYWLHQHADLVLAKLATHKYVKRYAQLHNVGPISEGEPFWHRAGSQIDGITIMAFANINDVEDFLMTIDYKEIEADEHRVTDPEKSEYWTALNYNVVNRVYPEHATRG, via the coding sequence ATGAACCATCGAAAACCACACGAGGTTGAACATTCCCATCGCCAGCCTTATCTGACTAACTACCATTCAAACCGGAATCCATTAACGGTTTTAGCATCATTATTATCTCGCGCAGACAACTCGCCGCTGAGTCAACGCCGCCGCGATCCGAACAACCTTCTTGATAGTGAAGGTAATGTAATAACAGATCCCGCCGAGTCATCGCACAATCTTGCTTTAACGTCCGATCCAAATATCAGTTATGAAAAATGGGCAGAGTATTGGCGCAAAGTTCACGGTCCCCGCTTTATCTATGCACAAGATACTGAAGATGGGAAGATTCGACAGCTTATTCGTTATGATCAGGTACACCGCTTTTCCGGTGGACCAACTAATTTCACCGCACCTCCCTACATGGCCCCAACCGACGAAACTGGCGAACTGTTCGATACGGTCATCGGCCACATTCCGGAATATAGACGACCGCAATGGGATGGCATGGCCTACCTCGCTTTTGAGACGCCAGAGGAGCTGAAAGCCGTTTTAAGCCAAGAGAACCTCCAGACGAAAATTCTTCCTGAAGACCAGGCAATCTTTCGGGAGTTGGCTCCTGTTGTTTCGATGGAACACATTATATTGCCTAGCGTAACGCAGCGAGACCCGATCCTGCTGGTGAAAACTCATCGTAAACAAGAAGGAATGAGTCGGTTGGAGTTTCAGGAGTACTGGCTCCACCAACATGCGGATCTTGTCCTTGCGAAGCTCGCGACACATAAATATGTAAAGCGTTACGCGCAGCTGCATAATGTAGGTCCGATATCGGAAGGAGAGCCATTTTGGCATCGAGCAGGAAGTCAAATTGATGGAATAACAATCATGGCATTTGCCAATATAAACGATGTGGAAGATTTTCTGATGACGATTGATTATAAAGAAATAGAAGCGGATGAACACCGGGTCACCGATCCGGAAAAATCTGAATATTGGACTGCGTTGAACTACAATGTAGTTAACCGTGTTTATCCTGAACACGCAACGAGAGGGTAG
- a CDS encoding MFS transporter, which produces MGDRDRITLGLTLVLAVATGLSIANIYYNQPLLGVIAKSFGADSSGSVNFLPAATQLGYALGLVVLVPLGDAFDRRGLILWQTVGLVLSLAAAAFASSPLQLILSSIAVGVTATIAQQIIPLAAELAPPEERGRVVGTVMSGLLTGILLARTISGFVGKYFSWRVMYFLGAIVAVIIGVMLFISLPRRRPENRHSYKHLMLSLVKLVRSYPELRWAVITQGSLFASFSAFWATLALLLQSPPYYLGSDVAGLFGIIGLAGILAAPLAGRIADKRGTGGIIGLSALLVLAGFILFAVFPAIPGLSLGIVLLDVGVQMAMVSNQSVIFALEPGARNRINTIYMTGLFLFGAIGSAAGSAAWNTIGWIGVSSLGLVLAAFSFLSHHLNRRRARVKSLLKQNEL; this is translated from the coding sequence ATGGGAGATAGAGATAGGATTACCCTTGGACTTACCTTGGTCTTGGCCGTAGCTACTGGCTTATCGATCGCAAATATTTACTATAATCAACCCCTGCTGGGCGTAATAGCAAAAAGTTTCGGGGCTGACAGTAGTGGCAGTGTCAACTTCTTACCCGCCGCTACGCAACTTGGTTATGCGTTGGGGCTAGTTGTTCTTGTTCCGCTGGGGGATGCTTTTGATCGACGTGGTTTGATTTTATGGCAAACGGTGGGACTCGTTCTCTCACTTGCTGCGGCCGCATTCGCATCTTCCCCGTTACAACTTATCTTGTCATCCATTGCCGTTGGCGTAACCGCAACGATTGCACAGCAAATTATTCCGCTTGCAGCAGAATTGGCTCCGCCGGAAGAACGCGGCCGCGTGGTAGGAACGGTCATGAGCGGCTTGCTAACGGGTATTTTGTTGGCCAGAACCATAAGCGGTTTTGTAGGCAAATACTTTAGTTGGCGCGTTATGTACTTTTTAGGTGCGATTGTCGCTGTAATAATTGGGGTGATGCTTTTCATAAGTTTGCCACGTCGGAGACCGGAGAATAGGCACTCTTACAAACATTTGATGCTTTCTCTTGTAAAACTGGTTCGTTCTTATCCCGAGCTTCGATGGGCAGTCATTACCCAAGGATCCCTTTTTGCTAGTTTTTCCGCCTTTTGGGCAACTTTAGCGCTCTTGCTGCAAAGCCCCCCATACTATCTCGGCAGTGACGTGGCCGGTCTTTTTGGAATCATTGGATTGGCGGGAATATTGGCTGCTCCACTGGCTGGACGAATTGCCGATAAACGCGGCACGGGCGGTATTATAGGTCTGAGCGCTTTATTAGTGCTGGCAGGATTTATACTTTTTGCAGTTTTTCCTGCCATTCCGGGATTAAGCTTGGGTATCGTTCTGCTGGATGTGGGGGTTCAAATGGCGATGGTTTCCAACCAATCGGTAATTTTCGCTTTGGAGCCTGGGGCGCGCAACCGTATCAATACCATCTATATGACGGGATTGTTTCTTTTTGGTGCAATTGGATCAGCCGCGGGTAGTGCCGCGTGGAATACAATAGGTTGGATTGGTGTCAGCAGTTTGGGTTTGGTACTCGCCGCATTCTCATTTCTTTCCCATCATTTGAATAGACGTCGTGCTAGGGTTAAAAGCCTACTTAAACAGAATGAATTATAA
- a CDS encoding 5'-3' exonuclease H3TH domain-containing protein: protein MSGIENKVLLVDGMALLFRAFYATSYSGFIRKTKAGIPTNAVYGFIQYFFDAIQTFKPTHVVCCWDMGSTTFRTEQYDQYKANRGAAPEELIPQFELVKEVVQEMGVPNIGIAGFEADDCIGTLGSRFGTDTEVLILTGDHDMLQLVSERIKVIIMKKGKLNYAVYDLDTLWTEKQLTPQQVIDLKAFMGDTSDNYPGVRGIGEKTALKLILEYKSVEGVLESLHLLPKSVKAKIDLDIEMLQLSRDLARIRLDAPVECYLADCIWNLQKEAAARKFEELEFGGLVKILGEAEEKVDQLLISFQEVATSKMDQ, encoded by the coding sequence TTGTCAGGTATAGAGAATAAAGTATTATTAGTCGATGGTATGGCTCTTTTGTTCAGAGCTTTTTATGCCACATCCTACAGCGGGTTTATCCGTAAAACCAAAGCAGGCATACCGACCAATGCGGTATATGGCTTCATTCAATATTTTTTCGATGCGATTCAAACCTTTAAACCTACACACGTCGTTTGCTGCTGGGATATGGGGAGCACTACGTTTCGAACTGAGCAGTACGATCAGTACAAAGCTAATCGAGGTGCGGCTCCGGAAGAATTAATTCCCCAATTCGAATTAGTCAAAGAAGTTGTGCAGGAAATGGGAGTGCCGAACATTGGCATTGCCGGTTTTGAAGCCGATGACTGTATCGGTACCTTGGGCAGCCGTTTTGGAACAGATACGGAAGTGCTCATCTTGACGGGAGACCACGATATGCTGCAGCTGGTTTCCGAGCGAATTAAGGTCATTATCATGAAAAAGGGCAAGCTTAATTATGCCGTATATGACCTCGATACATTATGGACAGAGAAACAACTGACTCCTCAGCAGGTCATTGATTTAAAAGCTTTTATGGGGGATACCAGCGATAATTATCCGGGAGTACGAGGAATCGGTGAAAAGACGGCCTTAAAGCTGATTCTTGAATACAAGTCGGTCGAAGGCGTGCTTGAGAGCTTGCACTTGCTGCCCAAAAGCGTGAAAGCCAAGATTGATCTGGATATCGAAATGCTTCAACTATCCCGAGATTTGGCTCGTATTCGCCTTGATGCGCCTGTTGAGTGTTATCTTGCTGATTGTATCTGGAATTTACAAAAAGAAGCGGCCGCGCGAAAATTCGAAGAGCTTGAGTTTGGCGGTCTTGTTAAAATACTCGGTGAAGCCGAAGAGAAAGTTGACCAGCTCTTGATCTCATTTCAGGAAGTCGCTACATCAAAAATGGATCAATAA
- a CDS encoding glycosyltransferase family 39 protein codes for MFSFLSHTSQQLDSKKKHRDTFEIWLLLLSGLLLRLVLAPIWTGYDTDVNTFMAWSSHAFTNGLFGLYADKNYFLDYPPGYMYVLYLIGFIHHALDLQWGSGLSLIILKFPAMLADLLLSYLLYQIARDQGHLNKAQSLGIAAIYVFNPAVWLNSTLWGQVDAFFMLFMLWSFLLQQKGKFVDASAVLALAILLKPQALLFGPFILIDVLNRRNGKLLVKCLITGLVTIVVMTIPFTLGQGYTWLFELYFNTLASYNYASLNAFNLFALLGGNFIDNSEKVFGVPYSLLGWVLMAVSLLYACLLYAKGKGKPGALFYISFLFITAVFMCTTKMHERYLYYGLLLALASFLYIRDRRILGLFIGFSVTHAINVADVFIRSLDKHYHIPRNDSLMLGVSAVNVLLLVYAAWLGWKLFARVKSTLQAESDFAEAMPGPLETSDAKNISPLPKKKRYPLPEPEPEPGRFFKKKDALYLGGLVLVYTIIALYHLGGHQDPETYWKPGSAGEAIVVDLGEPHTLSRINSFAGVGEGAYSYWFSMDGQDWKNQTIVKSDHTKVFTWNTAEPNQHARYVKIVTDTTGFYLHEVGIYGENGDKPLPIRSLKSLDSTSSTLGKPENVFDEQEVVPYTPTYMEGSYFDEIYHARTAYEHLHKIEPYESTHPPLGKIFISLGIWLFGLNPFGWRIVGTLFGVGMLPIMYVFAKRMFGKSEYAFIASFLMAFDFMHFAQTRISTIDVYGVFFIMLMFYYMYRYISVSFYKVSLRKTLVPLSLSGLFFGIGAASKWIVIYGGAGLAALLFFVLIVRYREYHKAHRSLRHDEAMEQLQTVSTDTVNLSEPAASEIAAESLPPLEPTAVQPLLFEEERLQLQRIVRVFPRYTLLTLLWCIVMFIIIPAIIYFLSYIPFMMVPGPGHGWKDVITYQKHIYEYHKNLQATHPFSSKWFEWPLMLRPIWYYQAHFMPEGKLSSIISFGNPLIWWPGFIAVLVSFYMAFRSMDRRLGVLLVAYCSQYLPWVLVPRLTFIYHYFAMVPFMILILTWYLKEFIEQRPQHKSWVYVYLGGVLLMFVIFYPLLSGMVIPKTYSFWLRWLPGWNYF; via the coding sequence ATGTTCAGCTTTTTAAGTCATACGAGTCAACAGCTTGATTCAAAAAAGAAGCACCGGGATACATTCGAAATTTGGTTATTGTTACTCTCAGGCTTGCTGCTAAGGCTCGTACTGGCACCCATTTGGACCGGATATGATACAGATGTTAACACCTTTATGGCTTGGTCCAGCCACGCTTTTACAAATGGACTTTTCGGGCTCTATGCGGACAAGAACTACTTTTTGGATTATCCGCCGGGTTATATGTATGTTCTTTATTTAATCGGATTTATCCATCATGCTTTGGACCTGCAGTGGGGCTCCGGCCTGTCCTTGATCATTCTCAAATTTCCTGCTATGCTGGCAGATCTCCTGCTTTCTTATTTGCTTTACCAAATCGCGCGCGATCAGGGCCATTTGAACAAAGCACAAAGTCTTGGAATCGCCGCTATCTATGTATTCAATCCGGCTGTATGGCTCAATTCCACTCTGTGGGGGCAGGTTGACGCCTTCTTCATGTTATTTATGCTGTGGAGCTTTCTCCTGCAGCAAAAGGGTAAATTTGTTGACGCTTCCGCTGTTCTTGCCTTGGCTATCTTGCTTAAGCCGCAGGCCTTGTTGTTTGGTCCTTTTATTTTGATTGATGTGCTGAATCGCAGAAATGGGAAGCTTCTGGTGAAATGCCTCATAACCGGCTTGGTGACGATCGTGGTGATGACGATTCCTTTTACACTGGGCCAGGGATATACATGGCTGTTCGAGCTTTATTTTAACACCTTGGCCTCTTATAATTACGCTTCATTAAATGCGTTCAACTTATTCGCGCTGCTCGGCGGGAATTTTATCGATAATTCGGAAAAAGTATTTGGAGTGCCTTACTCGTTGCTGGGCTGGGTCCTGATGGCTGTCTCGCTGCTGTACGCCTGTTTGCTTTATGCCAAAGGCAAAGGCAAGCCTGGCGCGCTTTTCTACATAAGCTTCTTATTTATTACAGCTGTTTTCATGTGTACAACCAAAATGCATGAGCGCTACCTTTATTACGGTTTACTGCTTGCTCTTGCGAGCTTCCTGTATATCCGAGACCGGCGAATTCTTGGGCTTTTTATTGGCTTTAGCGTCACTCATGCAATCAATGTGGCCGATGTTTTCATCCGCAGCTTGGACAAGCATTATCATATCCCCCGAAATGATAGCTTGATGCTGGGTGTTTCGGCTGTTAATGTACTGCTGCTTGTCTATGCGGCTTGGCTGGGTTGGAAGCTCTTTGCGAGGGTGAAGTCCACGCTTCAAGCCGAATCAGACTTTGCTGAAGCGATGCCGGGTCCTCTAGAAACTTCAGATGCGAAGAATATATCCCCATTGCCAAAAAAGAAGCGCTACCCGTTACCAGAACCTGAGCCGGAACCAGGTCGTTTTTTTAAGAAAAAAGATGCTCTTTATCTAGGTGGCTTGGTGCTGGTTTATACGATTATTGCCTTGTATCATCTCGGCGGACATCAGGATCCTGAGACGTACTGGAAGCCTGGATCGGCGGGTGAGGCCATTGTGGTGGATCTCGGGGAGCCGCATACGCTTTCGCGAATAAACAGCTTTGCCGGAGTAGGGGAAGGCGCTTATTCGTATTGGTTCTCGATGGATGGTCAGGATTGGAAAAATCAGACTATCGTGAAATCCGACCATACCAAAGTGTTCACTTGGAACACGGCAGAACCGAATCAGCATGCCCGTTATGTAAAAATTGTTACGGACACAACTGGATTTTATCTTCATGAGGTTGGGATTTACGGAGAAAACGGAGATAAACCGCTGCCTATTCGCAGTCTTAAATCCTTGGACAGCACGAGCAGCACACTAGGTAAACCTGAGAATGTTTTCGACGAGCAGGAAGTGGTTCCCTACACGCCGACCTATATGGAGGGTAGTTATTTTGATGAGATTTATCATGCCCGAACAGCTTATGAGCATCTTCACAAGATCGAGCCCTATGAGAGTACGCATCCCCCGCTCGGTAAAATTTTCATTTCCTTGGGCATCTGGCTGTTTGGACTCAATCCCTTTGGCTGGAGAATTGTCGGTACACTCTTCGGCGTAGGCATGCTTCCAATCATGTACGTTTTCGCCAAAAGAATGTTCGGCAAATCCGAATATGCGTTTATCGCAAGCTTCCTGATGGCCTTTGATTTTATGCATTTTGCCCAGACCCGGATTTCAACTATTGATGTATACGGCGTGTTTTTCATTATGCTGATGTTTTATTATATGTACCGTTACATTTCGGTCAGCTTCTACAAAGTTTCACTGCGTAAAACACTTGTTCCGTTAAGTTTATCCGGTCTTTTCTTTGGTATAGGAGCTGCCTCCAAATGGATTGTCATTTATGGAGGGGCGGGATTGGCCGCACTGCTATTTTTTGTGTTGATCGTGCGGTATCGAGAGTACCACAAAGCACACCGCAGTCTGCGGCACGATGAAGCTATGGAGCAGCTGCAAACAGTATCGACTGATACCGTCAATCTGTCGGAACCTGCTGCATCTGAGATAGCCGCAGAATCACTCCCACCGTTGGAGCCAACTGCCGTACAGCCTCTTCTTTTCGAAGAAGAGCGCCTTCAGCTTCAGCGAATCGTGCGTGTTTTCCCGAGGTATACCTTGCTTACTCTGCTTTGGTGCATCGTCATGTTCATTATCATTCCCGCGATCATCTATTTCTTGTCCTACATTCCTTTCATGATGGTGCCCGGTCCTGGCCATGGCTGGAAGGATGTTATCACTTATCAAAAGCACATCTATGAATACCATAAAAATCTGCAAGCGACACATCCGTTTTCCTCCAAATGGTTTGAATGGCCGCTCATGCTGCGACCGATCTGGTATTATCAGGCGCATTTCATGCCGGAAGGCAAGCTGTCGAGCATCATTTCCTTCGGCAATCCGCTCATTTGGTGGCCTGGCTTTATCGCTGTGCTGGTCTCGTTCTATATGGCTTTCCGCAGCATGGATCGCAGGCTGGGTGTTCTGCTCGTCGCCTATTGTTCACAATACCTGCCATGGGTGCTCGTGCCGAGGTTGACTTTTATCTACCATTATTTTGCCATGGTGCCTTTTATGATTCTCATTTTAACTTGGTATCTCAAGGAATTTATAGAACAACGTCCACAGCATAAAAGCTGGGTATATGTGTATCTGGGCGGTGTCCTTCTCATGTTCGTTATCTTTTATCCTTTGTTGTCCGGAATGGTCATTCCCAAAACTTATTCGTTCTGGCTACGTTGGCTGCCGGGATGGAACTACTTCTAG
- a CDS encoding DUF1572 family protein, which produces MTSPQLDFAGEYLQEALLTFKSMKKLADKTLVQLDDPHFYVALDPESNSLEILIKHMHGNMLSRWKDFLTTDGEKPTRNRDGEFEESHFTREQLMHLWEDGWTTLFATLQSLTPENLLQTIYIRGEAHTVMKAIQRQISHYGYHVGQMVFLGKHLKHETWQTLSIARGQSKPFNP; this is translated from the coding sequence ATGACCAGTCCACAGCTCGATTTTGCCGGTGAATACTTACAGGAAGCGCTCCTCACATTTAAAAGCATGAAAAAATTGGCCGATAAGACTTTGGTTCAGCTCGACGACCCGCATTTTTATGTAGCTCTTGATCCGGAATCCAATTCATTGGAAATTTTGATCAAGCACATGCATGGCAATATGCTTTCCCGGTGGAAGGATTTTCTCACCACCGATGGAGAAAAACCAACCCGTAACCGGGACGGCGAATTTGAGGAGAGCCATTTTACTCGCGAACAACTCATGCATCTATGGGAAGACGGCTGGACTACCTTATTTGCCACACTTCAAAGCCTCACTCCCGAAAACTTGCTGCAAACGATCTATATCCGCGGTGAAGCGCATACCGTAATGAAAGCCATCCAAAGACAAATTTCGCACTACGGCTACCATGTCGGCCAAATGGTTTTCCTGGGCAAACATCTCAAGCATGAAACATGGCAAACACTGAGCATCGCCCGTGGGCAATCCAAGCCCTTCAATCCTTAA
- a CDS encoding DNA sulfur modification protein DndB: MEGLRLNMTIHPFCDRFGLATIAMNVQNLLNYTMIDPMVQRKLSHMQRRKIANYLQERELDHVFFGPVTLSLREVNQLAKEQSDLYLRHGSKLSVLDGQHRILALGYVNEQMHKEVRRYEKQIAILKIKQRKFPQDSAVEQELEQVEGLVKQMEGRRLDLMETQLAVQIYIGLSEEEEQQLFGDINSKVQLVSKELGHSFDSIDPLNLIIQQVVDHNIYLKGAGVERRSNLTAFNRNFTCFSWLYSMATMLFSGKMQPSYELQRRIRQEPSLYVELFHQFFYTLLPLMPEQPGLPQYTSANRVMQESIALHANRFLFQDGVYNEKWTQCLHILDGFDWSHDNEELIYVFGTLDNGKINLIHEKSLKKHAKMIRFFLEGTDAEQSEDTASPA, from the coding sequence ATGGAGGGTTTACGGCTTAATATGACGATTCACCCGTTTTGTGATCGGTTTGGACTTGCAACCATTGCGATGAATGTACAAAATTTGTTGAATTACACGATGATTGACCCTATGGTGCAGCGCAAATTAAGTCACATGCAGCGGCGTAAAATTGCCAACTACCTACAGGAGCGTGAGCTGGATCATGTCTTTTTTGGCCCGGTTACCTTGTCTTTGCGTGAAGTGAACCAGCTGGCTAAAGAGCAAAGTGATCTTTATTTGCGGCATGGCTCGAAGCTTAGCGTGTTGGATGGGCAGCATCGGATCTTGGCGCTAGGCTATGTCAATGAGCAGATGCATAAGGAAGTCAGGCGCTATGAGAAGCAGATCGCCATACTCAAAATCAAGCAGCGGAAATTTCCACAGGATTCGGCTGTCGAACAGGAGCTGGAACAAGTAGAGGGCTTGGTCAAGCAAATGGAAGGCAGACGGCTCGATCTCATGGAGACTCAGCTGGCTGTGCAGATTTATATAGGTTTGTCGGAGGAAGAGGAGCAGCAGCTGTTCGGGGATATCAACTCGAAGGTCCAGCTGGTGAGCAAGGAGCTGGGTCACTCTTTTGATTCCATTGATCCGCTGAATTTGATTATCCAGCAGGTTGTGGACCATAACATTTATTTGAAAGGTGCAGGGGTTGAACGCCGGAGCAATTTAACTGCCTTCAATCGCAACTTCACCTGCTTCAGCTGGCTCTATTCAATGGCAACCATGCTCTTTTCCGGTAAAATGCAGCCTTCCTACGAGCTGCAGCGCAGGATTCGACAAGAGCCATCGCTCTACGTGGAGCTGTTTCATCAGTTTTTCTACACGCTCTTGCCTTTGATGCCGGAACAGCCCGGGCTTCCGCAGTATACCTCTGCCAATCGGGTCATGCAGGAAAGCATCGCTTTGCACGCGAACCGATTCTTGTTCCAGGATGGAGTCTACAATGAGAAATGGACGCAGTGCTTGCATATCCTGGATGGCTTCGACTGGTCGCATGACAATGAAGAGCTGATTTACGTATTCGGCACCCTGGATAACGGCAAAATCAATCTCATCCACGAAAAGTCACTGAAAAAGCATGCGAAGATGATTCGCTTTTTCCTTGAAGGCACAGATGCTGAACAATCGGAAGATACCGCTTCTCCGGCATAG
- a CDS encoding DNA sulfur modification protein DndB: protein MDSISSLSELLAEQKPSSYVEIGGMLGQTFGQTTLSTTLPMSKLFSVYEVDLEVQRAIIPRNLSKLMDYINLYLDNRQPVYFPGIIFSARGAGYYDKSSEVFRLQPIEKLYVVDGQHRLVAFQRIMETLQSQMARAKDRREYERMDEISEKLSRLYAFPISTMIYMDINARQERQLFSDINKLPRKIGGNLAVLRDQRRFYHVVASELAEKSIVMQSLSVDRFTERGKSPEYLFSYHLLIEILIALFEGRMKSGARNNGYQFETQDVQEHIYLATQYFNGLLHHLPAPAKGEPVWTENIQIALALYMHEEAVKTGKFNRYALEHAMQALPRLNWNAIYSGDEKDRLPRRSRITKAFQFIKNFYQEQNPFSVRDKEDVS from the coding sequence ATGGATTCAATTTCTTCTTTATCCGAACTTTTAGCAGAACAAAAGCCATCTTCTTATGTGGAAATCGGAGGGATGCTCGGACAAACATTCGGACAAACCACCTTATCCACCACGCTGCCGATGAGCAAGCTTTTTTCTGTGTATGAGGTCGATCTGGAGGTTCAGCGCGCGATTATCCCGCGTAATTTATCGAAGTTGATGGATTACATTAATTTGTATCTGGATAATCGCCAGCCTGTTTACTTTCCGGGTATTATTTTCTCCGCGAGGGGAGCCGGCTACTACGACAAATCCAGCGAAGTCTTCAGGCTGCAGCCTATCGAAAAGTTGTATGTGGTTGATGGCCAGCATCGCCTGGTAGCTTTTCAACGCATTATGGAAACGCTGCAAAGTCAAATGGCAAGAGCTAAAGACCGAAGAGAGTATGAACGAATGGACGAAATTAGCGAGAAGCTCAGCCGTTTGTATGCATTCCCCATATCGACGATGATCTATATGGACATCAATGCGCGGCAAGAGCGTCAGTTATTTTCTGACATTAATAAACTGCCCCGTAAAATAGGCGGAAATCTGGCAGTGCTGCGCGATCAGAGACGTTTTTACCATGTGGTGGCCTCTGAGCTTGCCGAGAAATCGATCGTGATGCAAAGCTTGTCGGTCGATCGTTTCACGGAACGGGGGAAATCGCCTGAATATTTATTTTCGTACCATTTGCTGATCGAGATCCTGATTGCTTTATTCGAAGGCCGAATGAAATCGGGAGCGCGCAACAACGGGTACCAATTTGAAACACAGGATGTGCAGGAGCACATCTATTTAGCGACCCAATATTTCAACGGCTTGCTCCACCACCTGCCTGCTCCTGCCAAGGGTGAACCGGTTTGGACTGAGAATATTCAAATTGCACTGGCTCTTTATATGCACGAAGAAGCTGTGAAGACAGGGAAATTCAATCGATATGCGTTAGAGCATGCCATGCAGGCATTACCTCGTTTGAACTGGAATGCCATTTACAGCGGAGATGAAAAAGATCGTCTGCCTAGGCGCTCGCGGATCACGAAGGCTTTCCAATTTATCAAGAACTTTTATCAGGAACAAAATCCGTTCTCGGTTCGGGATAAGGAGGATGTCAGCTGA